Proteins encoded together in one Ignavibacteria bacterium window:
- a CDS encoding RNA polymerase sigma factor, producing the protein MSLENDKYVELLKPVYNDLLRYCKAMFKNGGYDDAEELFQNTLVKSYRKINTLSDTAKFKSWIFTIASREFISVHRNSFWKRFIPLGEEHNEKIVYELYDRNDNDKDKIVLLNALSKLNYKERSAILLFEVANLSIREIQEIQNEKSESAVKSRLSRVREKLRKYILENCGNNNLLNNLEKGDLQDETLKILSGIRQKGDEANGQVLG; encoded by the coding sequence ATGTCTCTGGAAAATGACAAATATGTAGAGTTGCTGAAACCGGTATATAATGATTTACTTCGGTATTGCAAGGCTATGTTTAAAAACGGCGGCTATGACGATGCCGAGGAATTGTTTCAAAATACTCTCGTAAAAAGCTATAGAAAAATTAACACGCTTTCTGATACAGCAAAATTTAAAAGCTGGATTTTCACGATAGCATCCCGGGAATTTATTTCGGTGCACAGAAATAGTTTCTGGAAAAGATTTATACCGCTCGGCGAAGAGCACAACGAGAAAATTGTTTACGAACTCTACGACAGGAACGATAATGATAAAGACAAGATAGTTTTACTAAATGCACTTTCAAAGTTAAATTACAAAGAGCGCTCTGCAATTTTACTCTTTGAAGTTGCAAATTTATCAATACGCGAAATTCAGGAAATTCAGAACGAGAAAAGCGAATCAGCAGTGAAATCAAGACTTAGCAGGGTTCGTGAAAAACTCAGAAAATATATTCTCGAAAATTGCGGAAATAACAATCTGTTAAACAATCTCGAAAAAGGAGATTTACAAGATGAAACACTCAAAATATTATCA